ATCCGTTCTCTTCGATTATCCGAATATACTCCACATCGATAGACCCGAAGTTGTTCTGAATGCCGTGACCCAGCAGTGCAGAAGATCCTATCAGAACAAGACAAAGAAGGAATAACTGTTTCTTTCTATCTGGTTGCTTGAGGGTTTCCATATTTGTTTCACTCCAATGCAAAAAGATCAACTAAGCGAATAGTATTGAGCTCAATCCCAGTTAATTATCTTACTCCCGCATTTCATGAATAGGCGAGCCTTACAAAAATCTCGCAAAAAAAAACAAATGCGAAATTGAACGGTTTTTGTATAATTTCCTACAAGTCTCATCCTGGCCACTGACTAGGGGAGTTTATTAGCCCTAGGACGAGAACCCGGTCTATTAGAACTATGACGGTGGGCCACTCCCCTGCGGGAGAAGCGCCTAGCCCCGAAGACTGTGAGGAAGACTGGTTCTTCTAAGCAGAAGTCCTCACTCTTCACATAAAACACGTTTTCCCAAAAGAGCTCTACTCATCGATGTATTTGGTTGGAACCTTTGTTGCAGTGCTTACAAGCTCACTCGCAGCCTTGGTATATCGCATTATTTTGGACATTGACCCTTGGAGTTCAAATTTCCTAGCCATCAAGCCGCGAATTGGTCCTATTTCACCCTCAAACAGTAATTTCCAGTTCTTGTATGGACCAGAATAAGTGAACTCTGCCGATTTGTCGCCCTCAACCATTTCGGCACCCCTGCATTTACCATGCCAGAGATCCAAGTAGAAGCTGATTGGTTCTTCTATGATTTCACCGTCAGCTTCGACCTCAAAAATAAAATCTCCTTCCCAGTCCTTGGCGGCATCTTCATAGTCCGCGTTCTCATTCAATATCTGCTTGTATCTCTCAATCCATTCCTGCGACGGGAAGACAAGTTTCTCCTCATTCATGGAATATCACCTTTGAATACCAATCAAGATTATTGTGCATTCAAAGTGATAAGAGTTCTGAATGAAACTTCATCACACTATCTCATCTGCAAAGCGTTAATCGTTATGCTATTTTGGGTATAATCAACTATAACCATCATCTGAAGATTACTTATCTGCGCCTTCAAGATGGTGATATCCCATGAGAAACCCTAAATCATCCTCATTTCACTTATTCTCCTAGCCTCATCATTCATTCCTTTCGAGGGGGCAAACATTCTGCAAGCTGATTCGTCTTTTCGGTTCGTTCAGCTGTCGCTGGCTAAATCCAGTCAATTTTCCTGATAACCCGTTTCTTACAGTTTTGGCAACTGCGCGAAACTTCT
This genomic interval from Candidatus Thorarchaeota archaeon contains the following:
- a CDS encoding SCP2 sterol-binding domain-containing protein, which codes for MNEEKLVFPSQEWIERYKQILNENADYEDAAKDWEGDFIFEVEADGEIIEEPISFYLDLWHGKCRGAEMVEGDKSAEFTYSGPYKNWKLLFEGEIGPIRGLMARKFELQGSMSKIMRYTKAASELVSTATKVPTKYIDE